One window from the genome of Nicotiana tomentosiformis chromosome 5, ASM39032v3, whole genome shotgun sequence encodes:
- the LOC104121533 gene encoding GDSL esterase/lipase At5g33370-like → MTTFAKMAMTSSFTPTTSTTTLSIFFSLFLILGVAISQAEARAFFVFGDSLVDSGNNNYLATTARADSPPYGIDYPTRRATGRFSNGFNIPDIISQQIGSSESPLPYLSPELNGQRLLVGANFASAGIGILNDTGIQFINIVRIPQQLEYFRQYQSRVSALIGEASTKQLVNQALVLITLGGNDFVNNYYLVPNSARSRQYALPDYVPFLISEYRKILMRLYNLGARRVLVTGTGPLGCVPAELAQRSRNGECAIELQRAAALFNPQLTQMLQNLNSQLGSNIFIAANTQQMHTDFITNPQAYGFITSKVACCGQGPYNGLGLCTPLSNLCPNRDLFAFWDPFHPSERANKIIVQQIMTGSSEYMNPMNLSTILAMDSMA, encoded by the exons ATGACAACATTTGCAAAAATGGCCATGACTAGCTCTTTTACACCTACTACTAGTACTACTACTCTTTCCATTTTTTTCAGCCTTTTTTTGATTTTAGGAGTGGCTATTTCACAAGCTGAGGCTCGTGCATTTTTTGTGTTTGGAGATTCACTTGTTGACAGTGGGAATAATAACTATTTGGCTACTACTGCAAGGGCAGATTCACCTCCTTATGGTATTGATTATCCAACTCGCAGAGCAACTGGTCGTTTCTCCAATGGCTTCAATATTCCTGACATTATCA GTCAGCAAATTGGTTCTTCAGAATCACCACTGCCATACTTGAGTCCAGAGCTTAATGGACAAAGGCTTTTAGTTGGTGCCAATTTTGCATCAGCTGGAATTGGAATTCTAAATGACACTGGCATCCAATTT ATAAACATTGTTCGAATTCCACAGCAATTGGAATACTTTAGACAATATCAGAGCAGAGTGAGTGCACTAATTGGAGAAGCAAGTACCAAACAACTTGTAAATCAAGCTCTTGTTCTTATAACTCTAGGAGGCAATGACTTTGTCAACAACTATTATCTCGTGCCCAATTCTGCGCGATCGCGACAATATGCTCTGCCAGATTATGTCCCTTTTTTGATATCAGAATACCGTAAAATTTTGATG AGGCTTTATAATCTGGGAGCTCGTCGAGTGCTTGTTACTGGTACTGGACCATTAGGTTGTGTCCCAGCAGAACTTGCCCAACGTAGCAGAAACGGCGAATGTGCAATCGAATTGCAACGAGCTGCAGCTCTATTCAATCCACAACTTACACAAATGTTGCAGAACCTTAATAGTCAATTAGGAAGCAACATTTTCATTGCTGCAAATACACAACAAATGCACACTGATTTCATTACTAATCCACAAGCATATG GATTTATAACATCAAAAGTAGCATGTTGTGGACAAGGGCCATACAATGGTCTTGGCCTCTGTACACCTCTGTCTAACTTGTGCCCAAATAGAGATTTATTCGCGTTTTGGGATCCGTTCCACCCATCCGAACGAGCAAATAAGATAATTGTGCAGCAAATAATGACTGGTTCATCAGAATACATGAATCCGATGAATCTCAGTACAATTCTGGCCATGGATTCTATGGCGTAA
- the LOC104121518 gene encoding uncharacterized protein — MFQSFLYEEPSSIITAISVVTFAFLAYLGISEIIGKHLQYSKFWNVNPNSVSASNFLQAKLSSRIGMLILYTPACIMGFASFLLYPNGGIRFMMLKSAVTIHFLKRDLEVLFVHKYSGGMVLGTVLIISSAYFMMAAAMTFIQHLILGHTEPEIDLKYIGLLIFVVGISGNFYHHYILSKLRDNREKGYKIPQGGLFGLVICPHYLFEILGFLGIAFISQTSFSFCCAMGCALYLMGRSYVTRKWYVSKFENFPKNVKALIPFVF, encoded by the exons ATGTTTCAAAGCTTCTTGTATGAAGAGCCATCTTCAATCATCACAGCAATAAGTGTGGTGACTTTTGCATTTCTAGCCTACTTGGGTATTTCTgaaataatagggaaacatctcCAATACTCCAAATTTTGGAATGTGAATCCCAATTCTGTTTCCGCTAGTAATTTTCTGCAGGCCAAATTATCCAGCAGAATTGGGATGCTTATACTGTATACCCCAGCTTGTATTATGGGCTTTGCTTCATTTCTGCTATACCCAAATGGTGGAATAAGGTTTATGATGCTTAAATCTGCTGTTACTATCCATTTCTTGAAAAGGGATCTTGAG GTTCTGTTTGTTCACAAATACAGTGGTGGGATGGTTCTTGGTACAGTACTCATTATTTCGTCCGCATATTTTATGATGGCTGCAGCCATGACCTTTATCCAACACTTAATTCTTGGACATACGGAGCCAGAAATTGATCTGAAGTATATCGGTTTACTGATATTCGTAGTTGGAATCAGTGGCAACTTTTATCATCATTACATCCTTTCCAAACTCAGAGACAACAGAGAGAAGGGCTATAAAATTCCCCAAGGTGGCCTTTTTGGTTTGGTCATATGCCCTCATTATCTTTTTGAGATTCTTGGCTTTTTAGGGATTGCATTCATATCCCAGACATCATTTTCATTTTGCTGTGCTATGGGTTGCGCTTTATATCTGATGGGAAGGAGTTATGTCACTAGGAAATGGTACGTTTCCAAATTTGAAAATTTTCCTAAGAATGTAAAGGCTCTGATTCCATTTGTTTTCTAG